CACTGCCCGCGGTCGTTGAAGACGCGCACGATGTCCCCGGCCTGCAATCCGCGCGCCGCCGCATCGTCGGGGTGCATACGGATCGGCTCGCGTCCGTGGATCTTCCGCTCGCGGCTGACGACGCCGTGATCGTATTGCGAGTGCAGCTTGGTCGCCGGCTGGCTGGAGATGAGATGCAGTGGATAGCGCGAGACCTGCTCGCCCAGCCACTCGACCGGCTCGATCCATGCCGGATGACCCGGGCAGTCGGCATAGCCGAACGACGCGATGCGCTCGGAGAAGATCTCGATGCGGCCCGACGGCGTCGGCAAGCGATTCGCATCCGGATCGGCGCGGAAATCGCGCAGCATGACGTGCGGCTCGGCCGGCTTGGGCACTTCGAAATAACCCTGGGCCCAGAACTCGTCGAAGCCCGGCAGCTCGACGCCGTAGCGGTCGGCGCGCTCGCGCGACGCTTCGAAGAGATAACGCAACCACCCGCTCGCGTCGCGGTTCTCGGTGTAGGCGCGATGCGTTCCGATGCGCCGCGAGATCTCGGCGAATATGGCGTAATCGTCGCGCGCTTCGCCCGGCGCTTCGACCGCCTTCTTCATCGCGATCATGTACCGGTCGCGCCCGGACGAGCCGATGTCGTCGCGCTCGAGCGAGGTGGTCGCCGGCAGCACGATGTCGGCATGCTTGGCCGCCGCGGTCCAGAACTGCTCGTGGATGACGATGGTCTCGGGCTTGCGCCAGGCCGCGATCAACCGGTTCAGATCCTGGTGGTGATGGAACGGGTTGCCGCCGCACCAGTAGACGAGCCGGATATCGGGATAGGCGCAGATCTTGCCGTCGAAATCGTATTCTCCGCCCGGGTCGAGCAGCATGTCGGAGATGCGCGCAACCGGGATCGGCGTCTTGACCGCGTTAGTTCCCTGCGGCAACACCGGCCCGGAATAGGCATGCGCATCCGCGCCTTCCGCGTTCACCGAGCCGTAGCCCAGCGCGAAGCCCCCACCCGGCAGCCCGATCTGCCCCAGCATCGCGGCCAGCGCGATGGTGAGCCAGTACGGCTGCTCGCCGTGGTCGGCGCGCTGCAGCGACCAGCTGGCCGTGATCATGCTGCGGTTGGCTGCCAGGCGCCGCGCCAAGTCGACGATGGTGTCGGCCGATACGTCGCAGATGCGCGCTGCCCATGCCGCGTCCTTCGCCACGCCGTCGGTTTCGCCCATGAGATAGGCGCGCAGCCGCTCGAACCCCACGCAGTGACTGGCGAGAAAGCGCTCGTCATGCCGGCCTTCGGCG
This region of Betaproteobacteria bacterium genomic DNA includes:
- a CDS encoding molybdopterin guanine dinucleotide-containing S/N-oxide reductase — protein: MNAPLLTSTHWGVYEVEVEDGRVVRLKPFAHDPQPSPIGDSIPGALTSPTRVLRPAVRKSYLEGGPGTAPHRRGAEAFVQVSWERALDLVAAEVDRVRKDFGNASIFAGSYGWSSAGRFHHAQSQVHRFMNCAGGYVAHVGTYSLGAARTLLPHIVGDMDGLRGQHTPWTVLEQHCKLFVAFGGVPLRNTQVNSGGASQHEVGVWLRRLAAAGVQLVNVSPVRSDLVTTRAVEWIPIRPNTDAAFMLALAHTLVAEGRHDERFLASHCVGFERLRAYLMGETDGVAKDAAWAARICDVSADTIVDLARRLAANRSMITASWSLQRADHGEQPYWLTIALAAMLGQIGLPGGGFALGYGSVNAEGADAHAYSGPVLPQGTNAVKTPIPVARISDMLLDPGGEYDFDGKICAYPDIRLVYWCGGNPFHHHQDLNRLIAAWRKPETIVIHEQFWTAAAKHADIVLPATTSLERDDIGSSGRDRYMIAMKKAVEAPGEARDDYAIFAEISRRIGTHRAYTENRDASGWLRYLFEASRERADRYGVELPGFDEFWAQGYFEVPKPAEPHVMLRDFRADPDANRLPTPSGRIEIFSERIASFGYADCPGHPAWIEPVEWLGEQVSRYPLHLISSQPATKLHSQYDHGVVSRERKIHGREPIRMHPDDAAARGLQAGDIVRVFNDRGQCLAGVRMEPGLKRGVVQMSTGAWYDPLVPGEIGTLDKHGNPNVLTLDKGTSKLAQGASAHTCLVEIERYTGELPPITAFDPPPFEAEST